One window from the genome of Pseudoalteromonas sp. '520P1 No. 423' encodes:
- the rsxB gene encoding electron transport complex subunit RsxB produces the protein MILIYALIALGSLALIFGLILGFAGVRFKVESNPIVDQVDEILPQTQCGQCGYPGCRPYAEAIANGDDVNKCPPGGDATVKKLADLMGVEATPLAGGEAQEPIKTVAYIREDECIGCTKCIQACPVDAILGATRQMHTVLTDECTGCDLCVEPCPVDCIDMLAVKTTTQNWKWDLESISVKQID, from the coding sequence ATGATACTTATATACGCTTTAATTGCACTAGGAAGCTTAGCGCTTATTTTTGGACTTATATTAGGCTTTGCTGGTGTACGTTTTAAAGTTGAATCAAACCCTATTGTTGATCAAGTTGATGAGATATTACCGCAAACACAGTGTGGCCAATGTGGCTATCCAGGCTGCCGCCCATATGCAGAGGCTATTGCAAATGGCGATGATGTAAATAAGTGTCCACCAGGTGGCGATGCCACAGTAAAAAAATTAGCTGATTTAATGGGTGTGGAAGCAACACCTTTAGCTGGAGGCGAAGCACAAGAGCCAATAAAAACTGTTGCATATATACGTGAAGACGAATGCATTGGATGTACAAAATGTATTCAGGCCTGTCCTGTAGACGCTATTTTAGGTGCAACAAGGCAAATGCATACTGTATTAACTGATGAATGTACTGGCTGTGATTTATGTGTCGAGCCCTGCCCTGTAGATTGTATTGACATGCTAGCAGTGAAAACAACAACACAAAACTGGAAATGGGATTTAGAATCCATTTCAGTAAAACAGATAGATTAA
- the rsxA gene encoding electron transport complex subunit RsxA: MAEYLLILIATVLVNNFVLIQFLGLCPFMGVSGKLDTAIGMSLATTFVLTLASIASYLVSHYILMPLELEFLRTMSFILVIAVVVQFTEMVVRKTSPTLYRLLGIFLPLITTNCAVLGVALLNINKDHNFIQSAVYGFGAAIGFSLVLVLFAALRERLNAADVPSPFKGASIAMITAGLMSMAFMGFTGLVKL, translated from the coding sequence ATGGCAGAATACTTACTAATACTGATAGCTACAGTGCTGGTAAACAACTTTGTATTAATACAATTTCTTGGCTTATGTCCGTTTATGGGTGTATCTGGTAAACTAGATACCGCTATTGGCATGTCTTTAGCCACAACTTTTGTTTTAACTTTAGCATCTATTGCCAGCTATTTAGTTAGTCATTATATTTTAATGCCCTTAGAACTCGAATTTTTAAGAACAATGAGCTTTATTCTTGTTATTGCTGTAGTTGTTCAATTTACCGAAATGGTCGTTCGAAAAACCAGCCCAACCCTCTATCGTTTGCTTGGTATATTTTTACCCTTGATCACAACTAATTGTGCCGTACTAGGTGTCGCCTTACTTAATATCAATAAAGATCATAACTTTATTCAATCTGCGGTTTATGGATTTGGTGCTGCGATTGGCTTCTCTTTAGTGCTTGTTTTATTTGCAGCACTTAGAGAAAGGTTAAATGCTGCAGATGTGCCTTCGCCATTTAAAGGCGCTTCAATAGCAATGATTACAGCGGGACTTATGTCTATGGCATTTATGGGCTTTACTGGCTTGGTGAAACTATAA
- a CDS encoding EAL domain-containing protein, which produces MVELKKFISIQVLLWIIVTSSGIYTIINAFQSYTAQTQLTTQRAISLYIRENPLVEEPKVYGNNIKNIFNLDSLKIQKDKSEIIYNQNENLSYLPFTIKEIHALSPFIRTQFAVDADQGLNLEFTVKMQLAANVAQNTLFILMAFTLILVITPFLTLKSTLKKASNNVTEAMSKMIDQFVKNHEQNKQLDSSIADGAVSSIFPSIVRLNSFLRKKQKEVQESALEIKFQAYKDSVTDLGNRNMFVEYYGTNIEDTDNPSFGILALVRSSELQLINQTRGYQKGDEYIKEVSNLIQKVTGTYSTSQCYRINSSDFAIILPNTPLKEAEKFGDSLQSKFTEYQQKTELSSIANTGMVAYEAKKPLGELLALLDTALSLAQSKQANAWHIQKASDVLGNISASFGNQNWRQVIDDVLESSRVKLMIQTISPTNRSTKAYSEILARFKTNDDQILPTASFFAMSEKLGQISHVDRLIIESAIDSIKNKNLSEQFFGINITAHSAHDEQFLIWLERLLLKNNNVAAKLIFEISEFGLQQNIKASKRFIDMTHRVGSRVTVERFGVGLTSFKFFRDLKPDFIKMDASYTRGLEEDKNNQYFMRLIVDLAHRIGVTVLAEGVETQEEKHIIEQLCLDGAQGYYIDKPRDI; this is translated from the coding sequence ATGGTTGAGTTAAAAAAATTCATATCTATTCAAGTGCTACTTTGGATAATTGTAACCTCTTCAGGAATTTACACGATTATAAATGCCTTTCAAAGTTACACTGCACAAACACAATTAACAACTCAACGTGCTATTAGCTTGTATATCCGAGAAAACCCACTTGTTGAAGAACCAAAAGTTTATGGCAATAACATAAAAAATATATTTAATTTAGATTCATTAAAAATTCAAAAAGATAAAAGTGAGATTATTTACAACCAAAATGAAAATTTATCTTATTTACCTTTTACAATAAAAGAAATACACGCCCTCTCCCCTTTTATTAGAACACAATTTGCAGTAGATGCTGATCAAGGTTTAAATCTTGAATTTACAGTGAAAATGCAATTAGCTGCTAATGTTGCACAAAATACGCTATTTATCTTAATGGCATTTACTTTAATATTGGTTATCACGCCGTTTCTTACTTTAAAATCAACACTAAAAAAAGCATCTAACAATGTCACTGAAGCCATGTCTAAAATGATTGATCAATTTGTAAAAAATCATGAGCAAAATAAACAGTTAGATAGCAGTATTGCTGACGGTGCTGTTTCTTCTATTTTCCCAAGTATCGTACGTTTAAATTCATTTTTAAGAAAAAAACAAAAAGAAGTTCAAGAATCAGCATTAGAGATAAAATTTCAAGCATATAAAGATTCAGTAACGGATCTTGGTAACCGTAATATGTTTGTTGAATATTATGGGACTAATATAGAGGATACAGACAATCCTAGTTTTGGTATTTTAGCCTTAGTACGTTCAAGTGAATTACAATTGATAAACCAAACCAGAGGTTATCAAAAAGGTGATGAATATATAAAAGAAGTATCAAACTTGATTCAAAAGGTGACTGGCACATATTCAACAAGCCAATGTTATAGAATCAATAGTTCTGATTTCGCCATTATTTTACCGAATACTCCTTTAAAAGAAGCTGAAAAATTTGGTGATTCATTACAGTCAAAATTTACTGAGTACCAACAAAAAACAGAACTAAGCTCTATTGCCAATACTGGCATGGTTGCATATGAAGCAAAAAAACCATTAGGTGAATTGCTTGCTCTATTAGATACCGCATTAAGCTTAGCCCAAAGCAAGCAAGCAAACGCTTGGCATATTCAAAAAGCATCTGATGTACTCGGTAATATCAGTGCAAGCTTTGGCAATCAAAATTGGCGACAAGTCATAGATGATGTACTAGAAAGTTCGCGCGTTAAATTAATGATACAAACAATTTCGCCAACAAATAGAAGCACCAAAGCCTACTCTGAAATTTTAGCCCGATTTAAAACCAATGATGATCAAATTTTACCTACAGCATCTTTTTTTGCTATGTCAGAAAAGCTAGGACAAATATCTCATGTGGATAGACTGATTATTGAATCTGCAATCGATTCAATTAAAAACAAAAACCTATCAGAGCAGTTCTTTGGTATCAATATTACTGCTCACAGTGCACATGACGAACAATTTTTAATATGGCTTGAGCGATTGTTGCTTAAAAATAACAATGTTGCTGCAAAACTTATTTTTGAAATAAGTGAATTTGGTTTACAACAAAATATCAAAGCAAGTAAACGCTTTATAGATATGACACACAGAGTTGGTTCAAGAGTAACCGTAGAAAGATTTGGCGTAGGCTTAACCTCATTTAAATTTTTCCGTGATTTAAAACCTGATTTCATAAAAATGGATGCTAGCTATACTCGAGGCCTTGAAGAAGATAAAAACAATCAATATTTTATGCGTTTAATTGTAGATTTAGCCCATAGAATTGGTGTTACAGTTTTAGCTGAAGGCGTTGAGACCCAAGAAGAAAAACATATTATTGAACAACTGTGTTTAGATGGTGCTCAGGGCTACTATATTGATAAACCAAGAGATATTTAA
- a CDS encoding transposase: MYHFVWIPKYRRKVFSELYREAMKIITKNWL; encoded by the coding sequence ATGTATCACTTTGTGTGGATACCTAAGTATCGACGTAAAGTTTTTTCTGAGCTTTACCGTGAAGCGATGAAAATTATAACTAAAAATTGGCTATGA